In one window of Palaemon carinicauda isolate YSFRI2023 chromosome 2, ASM3689809v2, whole genome shotgun sequence DNA:
- the LOC137617272 gene encoding gastrula zinc finger protein XlCGF57.1-like, with product MEAGEPLPFCPIKQENCDLEINQTAVSEPYLENNKNTEFIYLKDRGVEASYKCVKIENDPLSFDSDCESIKIEEDSLSCDDMEFIKLEEKSLSYDSGCRSKLLEEADTPLHSTAQDNSDTAFTSGKPFQNSAGKSNKNYVKEIERFSKKIDARGDLLTCAECQNSFSDLNLLRTHMRIHMVEKPFTCTECLNSFPGLDLLETHMRMLHPKKSLKNNTRQKSFTCSECPRSFGHSCHLRIHMRIHTGEKPFTCSECHRSFTRSSILKVHMRTHTGEKPFSCHECKSSFSLLGNLQRHMKTHTGEKPFMCNECKNSFANMGTLKVHMRIHTGEKPHSCPECQRRFSLSKDLKLHMRIHTGEKPFACTECPNRYSRRRGLKVHMRTHTGEKPFICTECQKRFADQANLIAHVKIHAREKPFTCSKCPSNFSNKSQLKKHKRTHTK from the coding sequence ATGGAAGCTGGAGAACCATTACCATTCTGTCCAATTAAACAAGAAAATTGCGATTTGGAAATTAATCAAACTGCAGTTTCAGAACCCTActtagaaaacaataaaaatactgaATTTATTTATCTAAAGGATAGGGGGGTAGAAGCTTCATACAAGTGTGTAAAGATAGAGAATGACCCGTTAAGTTTTGATAGTGACTGTGAATCTATAAAGATTGAGGAAGATTCACTAAGCTGTGATGATATGGAATTTATAAAGCTTGAGGAAAAGTCGCTAAGTTATGATAGTGGTTGTCGATCAAAACTTCTTGAAGAAGCAGATACTCCACTTCATTCAACTGCTCAAGATAATTCTGATACAGCATTTACATCCGGAAAGCCATTTCAAAATTCGGCTGGGAAAAGTAAcaaaaattatgttaaagaaatcgAAAGGTTTTCAAAGAAGATTGATGCAAGAGGGGATCTGTTGACTTGTGCTGAATGCCAAAATAGCTTTTCTGATTTAAATCTTCTCAGAACCCACATGAGAATTCACATGGTAGAGAAACCATTCACTTGCACTGAATGTTTGAATAGTTTTCCTGGCTTAGATCTTCTAGAAACACACATGAGAATGCTCCATCCCAAAAAATCCTTGAAAAATAATACTAGACAAAAGTCATTCACGTGCTCCGAATGTCCAAGAAGTTTTGGTCACTCGTGTCATCTCAGAATTCATATGAGAATTCATACAGGAGAAAAGCCATTCACTTGCTCAGAATGTCATAGGAGTTTTACTAGATCAAGTATTCTCAAAGTACACATGAGAACTCATACCGGTGAAAAACCATTTTCATGCCACGAATGTAAAAGTAGTTTTTCTCTTCTCGGTAACCTCCAAAGACACATGAAAACTCATACTGGAGAAAAACCTTTCATGTGCAATGAATGTAAAAATAGCTTTGCTAATATGGGTACTCTAAAGGTTCATATGAGAATTCATACAGGAGAGAAACCTCACAGCTGCCCTGAATGTCAACGCAGGTTTTCTCTTTCCAAGGATCTCAAATTACACATGAGAATTCATACTGGAGAAAAGCCATTCGCTTGCACGGAATGTCCAAATAGATACTCTCGGCGAAGAGGCCTCAAAGTACATATGAGAACTCATACCGGTGAAAAACCATTCATTTGTACTGAATGTCAGAAAAGATTTGCTGATCAGGCAAATCTCATAGCCCACGTGAAAATTCATGCTAGAGAGAAGCCATTCACATGCTCTAAATGTCCTAGTAATTTTTCTAATAAATCTCAACTCAAAAAACACAAGAGAACTCATACTAAATAG